A region from the Nitrospirota bacterium genome encodes:
- a CDS encoding phosphatase PAP2 family protein, whose translation MRGFLGRTREVFLPKGYPFFQRLMILLPLLGLYFGGYFGLGQFNLHRRYYYDVSLRIDSMIPFIPELIYPYLLVIALVAILYVAAPDLPTLKKAAKAILALALIHFVFFALVPVKAMHRPMVVADGTWTKEILLFFYWLDAPVNLFPSMHIGMSFLVAWICGSFNRTLGIICRILASAVLVSVLCVKQHYVADVMAGLVVGYFSYWFAFVYERQPQPDWVPIVLEALRRYSPRWPKR comes from the coding sequence ATGAGGGGGTTTCTGGGGAGGACTCGGGAAGTCTTCCTTCCGAAGGGCTATCCGTTCTTCCAACGCCTGATGATTCTGCTTCCGCTCCTCGGCCTCTATTTCGGCGGCTACTTCGGCCTGGGCCAATTCAATCTCCATCGCCGATACTACTATGACGTCTCGCTGCGGATCGACTCGATGATCCCCTTCATCCCTGAACTCATTTATCCCTACCTGCTCGTCATCGCCCTCGTCGCGATTCTCTATGTCGCCGCACCGGACCTGCCCACGCTGAAAAAAGCGGCCAAGGCCATCCTCGCCCTCGCCCTGATCCACTTCGTCTTCTTCGCTTTGGTGCCGGTGAAAGCCATGCATCGACCGATGGTCGTTGCCGATGGAACATGGACGAAGGAAATTCTCCTCTTCTTCTACTGGCTGGACGCGCCCGTCAATCTCTTTCCCTCAATGCACATCGGGATGTCCTTTCTCGTCGCATGGATCTGCGGCTCCTTCAATCGAACTCTCGGCATCATCTGCCGCATTCTCGCCTCCGCGGTGCTGGTCAGCGTACTCTGCGTCAAACAGCATTACGTGGCGGACGTGATGGCCGGCCTCGTCGTCGGCTACTTCTCCTACTGGTTCGCGTTCGTTTACGAGCGCCAGCCGCAACCCGACTGGGTTCCAATCGTTCTCGAAGCCCTCCGCCGCTACTCCCCGCGCTGGCCCAAGCGATAG
- a CDS encoding HigA family addiction module antidote protein, with protein MRKIPYPRPGEILMEEFLRPMGISQYRLAKEIGVPQRRIGEIVAGTRSVSADTGLRLSRFFGMSDGFWIGLQVDYDAARAKDFLAKTLAGIQPWKRGSIPSGRPVRSLEST; from the coding sequence ATGCGCAAAATTCCGTACCCACGACCCGGTGAAATCCTGATGGAAGAATTCCTCAGGCCGATGGGCATTTCTCAGTACCGTCTCGCCAAGGAAATCGGCGTGCCGCAACGGCGTATCGGCGAGATCGTGGCCGGAACCCGTTCGGTCAGCGCCGACACCGGTCTCCGTCTCTCACGCTTCTTCGGCATGTCCGACGGCTTTTGGATCGGCTTGCAGGTGGATTACGACGCGGCAAGGGCCAAGGATTTCCTCGCCAAAACCCTGGCAGGAATCCAACCGTGGAAACGGGGATCAATTCCCTCAGGGCGGCCAGTCCGGAGTCTTGAATCCACCTGA